A stretch of Oryza brachyantha chromosome 4, ObraRS2, whole genome shotgun sequence DNA encodes these proteins:
- the LOC102718169 gene encoding probable polyol transporter 4, with translation MAGAEAAHGRNKYAVLDPSDEPEMDAGRRRPSASERRSKERFVFACAIFASLNAILLGYDVGVMSGAIIYIQKDLHITEFQEEILVGCLSVVSLLGSLSGGRTSDAIGRKWTMALGAIVFQTGAAIMTFAPSFTVLMIGRLLAGVGIGFGAMISAVYIAEISPAAARGTLTSLPEICINLGILLGYVSNYAFSGLSEHINWRIMLGVGILPSIFIGFALFVIPESPRWLMMEKRVPEARAVLLQISESEDEVEERLAEIEEAASLLKSTKSEDKAVWMELLNPSPAVRRMLYAGCGIQMFQQITGIDATVYYSPTIFRDAGIKSDQELLAATVAVGFTKTVFILVAIFLIDKVGRKPLLYVSTIGMTICLFVLGIALTLQKHAMGLISPRIGIDLAVFAVCGNVAFFSIGMGPICWVLSSEIFPLRLRAQASALGQVGGRVSSGLVSMSFLSMARIISVAGMFFVFAAISTVSVAFVYFCVPETKGKTLEQIEIMFEGGKEWRRGEVELEDTQHLIQSSKKPVSVG, from the exons atggcggGCGCGGAGGCCGCCCATGGCAGGAACAAGTACGCGGTTCTTGATCCCAGCGACGAGCCGGAGATGGACGCGGGGCGTAGGAGACCCTCGGCGTCCGAGCGGAGGAGCAAGGAGCGGTTCGTGTTCGCCTGCGCAATCTTCGCCTCGCTCAACGCCATCCTCCTCGGATATG ATGTTGGTGTAATGAGCGGCGCAATAATCTACATCCAGAAAGATCTTCACATTACCGAGTTTCAGGAAGAAATTTTAGTTGGCTGCTTGAGTGTGGTTTCACTCTTGGGAAGTCTGTCAGGAGGAAGAACATCTGATGCAATTGGCAGGAAATGGACAATGGCTCTTGGTGCAATTGTCTTCCAGACTGGTGCGGCCATAATGACATTTGCTCCTTCATTCACAGTGCTCATGATCGGGAGGCTCCTCGCTGGCGTGGGCATTGGCTTTGGTGCTATGATATCTGCAGTCTATATCGCTGAGATATCCCCTGCAGCTGCCCGTGGGACTCTCACATCTCTCCCTGAGATCTGTATCAATTTAGGGATCCTCCTTGGTTATGTTTCCAACTATGCTTTCTCAGGCCTTTCAGAGCATATAAATTGGAGGATTATGCTTGGTGTAGGTATCCTCCCATCTATCTTCATTGGATTTGCACTTTTTGTGATCCCAGAATCACCCAGGTGGTTGATGATGGAAAAAAGAGTTCCAGAAGCCCGGGCGGTGTTGCTGCAGATAAGTGAGTCTGAAGATGAGGTTGAAGAAAGGCTGGCTGAGATTGAGGAAGCTGCAAGTCTTCTTAAATCAACGAAATCTGAGGACAAGGCAGTGTGGATGGAGCTCCTCAACCCTTCTCCTGCCGTCCGCCGGATGCTATATGCTGGCTGTGGTATTCAGATGTTCCAGCAGATTACGGGTATTGATGCTACTGTCTATTACAGCCCAACTATTTTCAGAGATGCCGGGATCAAGTCTGATCAGGAGCTTCTTGCAGCCACAGTGGCTGTTGGGTTTACTAAGACTGTGTTCATATTGGTTGCAATCTTCCTCATTGATAAAGTTGGACGCAAACCACTTCTTTATGTTAGCACCATTGGAATGACTATCTGCTTATTTGTCTTGGGGATTGCACTCACATTGCAAAAGCATGCTATGGGACTTATTTCTCCAAGAATTGGGATTGACCTAGCAGTTTTTGCAGTTTGCGGGAATGTGGCTTTCTTTTCAATTGGCATGGGACCAATATGTTGGGTCTTGTCTTCAGAGATATTTCCTTTGAGATTACGAGCTCAAGCATCAGCACTAGGTCAAGTAGGTGGTAGAGTGAGCAGTGGTTTGGTTTCCATGTCATTTCTTTCCATGGCCCGCATTATATCAGTGGCAGGAATGTTCTTTGTCTTTGCGGCTATCTCGACTGTCTCTGTGGCCTTTGTGTATTTCTGTGTGCCAGAAACGAAGGGGAAAACTCTGGAGCAGATTGAGATAATGTTTGAAGGCGGAAAAGAATGGAGAAGAGGTGAGGTAGAGCTTGAGGATACACAACATTTAATACAAAGCAGCAAGAAGCCTGTGTCTGTAGGTTGA